From Pantoea sp. Ep11b, the proteins below share one genomic window:
- a CDS encoding DeoR/GlpR family DNA-binding transcription regulator: MKSKSEQFADMQQRREKILEMIREDGTVTVKALTETFGLTEATLRSDLRMLQKQGFVQRYHGGATLMTGKQNTGAMLLERQTHLEEKEAIGRLAAQHIENGDTVIFDSGTTTTAITDAISHIRRLSVVTTAVNIALKLGGEPGINILLTGGTFKFPTLSTSGEKAASFFENVLAEKLFLATACISPRLGLSFPSETDIKVKMAMINSASTVYVVADSSKIDKVSMFAMPCDWSNIHYLITDSGISAAQVKAFEALGVKVLVAPLPLKRAM; this comes from the coding sequence TTGAAAAGCAAAAGTGAGCAGTTCGCTGATATGCAGCAACGCCGCGAGAAAATCCTGGAGATGATCCGTGAAGATGGCACGGTGACGGTCAAGGCGCTGACGGAAACCTTCGGGCTGACCGAAGCGACGTTACGCAGCGACCTGCGTATGCTGCAAAAACAGGGCTTTGTGCAGCGCTACCACGGTGGTGCAACGCTGATGACGGGTAAGCAGAACACCGGCGCGATGCTGCTGGAGCGGCAGACGCATCTGGAAGAGAAAGAGGCGATTGGCCGGCTGGCGGCGCAGCATATCGAAAATGGTGATACGGTGATTTTTGATTCCGGCACCACCACCACGGCGATCACGGATGCCATCAGCCATATCCGCCGCCTCTCTGTGGTCACGACGGCGGTCAATATCGCCCTGAAACTGGGCGGCGAGCCGGGGATCAATATCCTGCTGACCGGCGGCACCTTTAAATTCCCGACGCTTTCCACCTCCGGTGAAAAAGCCGCCAGCTTCTTCGAAAATGTGCTGGCCGAAAAACTCTTTCTGGCCACGGCCTGCATCTCACCGCGCCTGGGGCTGAGCTTTCCGAGTGAAACCGACATCAAGGTTAAAATGGCGATGATCAACTCCGCCAGTACGGTTTATGTGGTCGCGGACTCCAGCAAAATCGACAAGGTTTCCATGTTTGCGATGCCGTGTGACTGGAGCAACATCCACTACCTGATCACCGACAGCGGCATCAGTGCCGCACAGGTAAAAGCGTTTGAAGCACTGGGCGTGAAGGTGCTGGTGGCACCTCTGCCGCTGAAGCGGGCAATGTAG
- a CDS encoding GolD/DthD family dehydrogenase, giving the protein MSGEYDVNLRYGVDTAMNLADKVAVVTGGLGGIAMATNGMLLEKGARLALLYPPFEAEKVASLQAEFDAGQVQFICCDVTDPASVEAAFEAVISHYGRIDILVNCAGYVMLQPVVETDFAEWQKQIAVNLTGPFLCSQAAARLMIRAGAGGKIINIASQAASIAIDNHVAYTSAKAGLLGMTKVMAKEFAPHRINVNTLSPTVVLTPMGEKAWRGEKGEQMKKLIPLGRFAYTDEIAAAVLFFASNGSDMITGADLMIDGGFTIW; this is encoded by the coding sequence ATGAGTGGTGAATATGACGTAAACCTGCGCTACGGCGTGGATACCGCAATGAATCTGGCCGACAAAGTGGCGGTCGTGACCGGCGGGCTGGGCGGCATCGCCATGGCGACGAATGGGATGTTGCTGGAGAAGGGCGCGCGTCTCGCACTGCTCTATCCGCCGTTTGAGGCGGAGAAGGTCGCCAGCCTGCAGGCGGAATTCGACGCCGGGCAGGTGCAGTTTATTTGCTGCGACGTCACCGATCCCGCGTCAGTGGAGGCGGCATTCGAGGCGGTGATTTCCCACTACGGCCGGATCGACATACTGGTGAACTGTGCGGGCTACGTGATGCTGCAGCCGGTCGTAGAGACCGACTTCGCCGAATGGCAGAAGCAGATTGCGGTGAATCTTACCGGCCCGTTTCTCTGTTCGCAGGCGGCGGCGCGGCTGATGATCCGGGCGGGCGCGGGCGGCAAAATCATTAATATCGCCTCGCAGGCGGCCTCTATCGCGATTGATAACCACGTCGCTTACACCTCTGCCAAGGCGGGCCTGCTGGGCATGACCAAAGTGATGGCCAAAGAGTTTGCGCCGCACCGGATCAACGTGAATACCCTGTCGCCTACCGTCGTGCTGACACCGATGGGCGAGAAAGCCTGGCGCGGCGAGAAGGGGGAGCAGATGAAAAAACTGATCCCGCTGGGTCGCTTTGCCTACACCGATGAGATCGCCGCCGCCGTACTGTTTTTCGCCAGCAACGGCAGCGACATGATCACCGGCGCGGATTTAATGATCGATGGTGGCTTTACCATCTGGTAA
- a CDS encoding D-ribose ABC transporter substrate-binding protein — translation MKNRTLLCSAVTACLLSQAAFAAEKGTIMILVNSLDNPYYASEAKGANLKAQELGYKTTVLSHGEDVKKQSELIDAAIGKKVQGIVLDNADSTASVAAIKKAKDAGIPVVLINREIPVDDVALAQITHNNFQAGSDVANVFVEKMGEKGKYAELACNLADNNCVTRSKSFHQVLDQYPDMQSVARQDAKGTLIDGKRIMDSILQAHPDVKGVICGNGPVALGAIAALKAAGRNDVIVVGIDGSNDERDAVKAGTLKATVMLQAQAIAAEGVTDLDNFIQKGVKPEKQRVMFRGILITPENAKGVQDFNYKS, via the coding sequence ATGAAAAACCGTACCCTGCTGTGTAGTGCCGTGACTGCCTGTCTGCTGTCTCAGGCGGCGTTTGCCGCTGAAAAGGGCACCATTATGATTCTGGTTAACTCCCTCGATAACCCTTATTACGCCTCTGAAGCCAAAGGCGCCAACCTCAAAGCGCAGGAGCTGGGCTACAAAACTACGGTGCTGTCGCACGGCGAAGATGTAAAAAAACAGAGTGAACTGATCGACGCGGCCATCGGTAAGAAAGTGCAGGGTATCGTGCTGGACAACGCCGACTCCACCGCCAGCGTCGCGGCGATTAAAAAGGCGAAAGATGCCGGTATTCCGGTGGTGCTGATCAACCGTGAAATCCCGGTAGATGATGTGGCGCTGGCGCAGATCACCCACAACAACTTCCAGGCAGGCTCTGATGTGGCTAACGTCTTTGTGGAGAAGATGGGTGAAAAGGGTAAGTACGCCGAACTCGCCTGTAACCTGGCAGACAATAACTGTGTAACCCGCTCGAAGTCATTCCACCAGGTGCTGGATCAGTACCCGGACATGCAGAGCGTGGCGCGTCAGGATGCCAAAGGCACCCTGATCGACGGCAAGCGCATCATGGACAGCATCCTGCAGGCGCACCCGGACGTCAAAGGGGTGATCTGCGGCAATGGCCCGGTTGCGCTGGGCGCGATTGCGGCGCTGAAAGCCGCTGGCCGGAATGACGTTATCGTAGTGGGCATCGATGGCAGCAATGATGAGCGCGATGCGGTTAAAGCGGGCACGCTGAAAGCTACGGTTATGCTGCAGGCGCAGGCCATCGCCGCCGAAGGGGTGACCGATCTCGATAATTTCATCCAGAAGGGCGTGAAGCCGGAAAAACAGCGGGTGATGTTCCGCGGCATTCTGATTACCCCGGAAAACGCCAAAGGCGTACAGGACTTCAACTATAAGTCGTAA
- a CDS encoding DUF2291 family protein, with the protein MSRRVWLSLVVMLLSGCKIVSQQELADLKNPPNPKMADIDQLWQQKLVPQIQAEARPLATLMTSLKSAKDFDTACQQYGYRSQAENPCVFSVSVQGDVTAINTTSRSGKMTVKDESGDSVTIQTGPIIRGTALRDAYRGASYQDFNDQVLFGDYGKAINQHASGLMQQFAPKVGDKVKVTGVFSSWDIPQQLPDITPAAITRQ; encoded by the coding sequence ATGTCCCGAAGAGTCTGGCTGTCGCTGGTGGTCATGCTGTTAAGCGGCTGCAAAATTGTGTCGCAGCAGGAGCTGGCTGACCTGAAAAACCCCCCCAATCCGAAAATGGCTGACATCGACCAGCTCTGGCAACAGAAGCTGGTGCCGCAGATTCAGGCGGAGGCCCGGCCATTGGCGACGCTGATGACGTCGCTGAAGTCTGCCAAAGATTTTGACACCGCCTGTCAGCAGTATGGCTATCGCAGTCAGGCGGAGAATCCCTGTGTGTTCAGCGTCTCGGTGCAGGGTGACGTGACGGCAATCAACACCACGTCACGCAGCGGAAAGATGACCGTGAAGGATGAATCAGGTGACAGTGTCACTATTCAGACCGGCCCGATCATTCGCGGTACGGCGTTGCGGGATGCTTATCGGGGCGCAAGCTATCAGGATTTCAACGATCAGGTGCTGTTTGGCGACTATGGCAAGGCCATTAATCAGCATGCCTCCGGCCTGATGCAGCAGTTCGCGCCCAAAGTGGGCGACAAGGTAAAGGTCACGGGTGTGTTCAGCAGCTGGGACATTCCGCAGCAGCTGCCGGATATCACGCCGGCCGCGATTACCCGGCAATAA
- a CDS encoding sugar ABC transporter ATP-binding protein: MQSSQPQHADDVIIETRNVSRLYPGVTALDQVNYRVYRNKVNVLIGENGAGKSTMMKMLAGVETPSSGEILLDGRVVSLNSTHQAEKHGISIIFQELNLFPNMNVMDNIFIANEFFQRGVINEKYQYALAKSLLERLQLDVDPYAQLGELGIGHQQLVEIARALSKDTRVLIMDEPTSALSQSEVKVLFSVIDHLKRRGVTIIYISHRLEELMEIGDHITIFRDGRFISEREVRDASVPWIIARMVGDKKKQFDYQPAPQGETVLEVEGLTALHQNGGYKLNDVTFTLRKGEVIGIYGLLGAGRTELFKGLIGLMPCQSGQVRLAGSDLAKRNFQQRLKSGLALVPEDRKGEGVIELMSITANMTLSDFSLRGFRRALGRLHPGREQQRVSEMIGHLAIKVSDPELPVTSLSGGNQQKVVLGKALMTGPQVVLLDEPTRGIDVGAKTDVYHLIGNLAQQGLAVMFSSSELDEVMALADRILVMADGRITADLPRAAATREQLIAASTPQD, from the coding sequence ATGCAGAGTTCTCAACCGCAGCACGCTGATGATGTGATTATCGAAACGCGCAATGTGTCGCGTCTCTATCCCGGCGTCACGGCGCTCGATCAGGTCAATTACCGGGTCTACCGCAACAAAGTGAATGTCCTGATCGGGGAGAACGGCGCGGGTAAATCCACCATGATGAAGATGCTGGCCGGGGTGGAGACGCCCTCGTCCGGCGAGATCCTGCTGGATGGCAGGGTGGTGTCGCTGAACTCCACCCATCAGGCGGAAAAGCACGGGATCAGCATTATTTTTCAGGAGCTGAACCTGTTTCCCAACATGAACGTGATGGACAACATTTTTATCGCCAACGAATTCTTTCAGCGCGGCGTGATCAATGAAAAGTATCAGTACGCGCTGGCGAAGTCGCTGCTGGAGCGGCTGCAGCTGGATGTCGATCCCTATGCACAGCTGGGCGAGCTGGGTATTGGTCATCAGCAGCTGGTAGAGATCGCCCGGGCGCTGTCGAAGGATACCCGGGTGCTGATCATGGATGAGCCTACCAGCGCCCTGAGTCAGTCAGAAGTCAAAGTGCTGTTCAGCGTCATCGACCATCTGAAACGGCGCGGCGTCACCATCATCTACATCTCTCACCGGCTGGAAGAGCTGATGGAGATTGGCGATCACATCACCATTTTTCGCGACGGCCGCTTTATCAGCGAGCGCGAAGTACGCGACGCCAGCGTGCCGTGGATCATCGCCCGGATGGTGGGCGACAAGAAAAAGCAGTTCGACTATCAGCCTGCACCCCAGGGCGAAACGGTGCTGGAGGTCGAGGGCCTGACCGCGCTGCACCAGAACGGGGGCTACAAACTCAACGATGTCACCTTCACGCTGCGCAAGGGGGAGGTGATTGGCATCTATGGCCTGCTGGGGGCCGGACGCACCGAGCTGTTCAAGGGACTGATTGGGCTGATGCCCTGTCAGTCGGGGCAGGTCCGGCTGGCGGGCAGCGATCTGGCAAAGCGCAACTTTCAGCAGCGCCTGAAAAGCGGGCTTGCGCTGGTGCCCGAAGATCGCAAGGGCGAAGGGGTGATTGAGCTGATGTCGATCACCGCCAACATGACGCTTTCCGACTTCAGCCTGCGCGGGTTTCGCCGGGCGCTGGGGCGGCTGCATCCGGGCCGGGAGCAGCAGCGGGTCAGCGAAATGATTGGTCATCTGGCGATCAAGGTCAGCGATCCCGAACTGCCCGTGACGTCGCTGAGCGGCGGTAACCAGCAGAAGGTGGTGCTGGGTAAGGCGCTGATGACCGGGCCACAGGTGGTTCTGCTGGATGAACCGACGCGCGGGATCGACGTCGGCGCGAAAACCGATGTCTATCACCTGATCGGGAATCTGGCGCAGCAGGGACTGGCAGTGATGTTCTCCTCCTCCGAGCTGGATGAGGTGATGGCGCTGGCGGACCGTATTCTGGTCATGGCGGATGGCCGGATTACGGCCGATCTGCCACGAGCAGCAGCGACACGGGAACAGCTGATCGCCGCCTCTACCCCACAGGATTAA
- a CDS encoding ABC transporter permease: protein MNQQYLLYMYLLKARTFIALLIVVAFFSVMVPNFLTPSNLLIMTQHVAITGLLAIGMTLVILTGGIDLSVGAVAGICGMVAGALLTNGIPLWGGNTLFLNVPEVILVVAIFGVLVGLVNGTVITRLGVAPFICTLGMMYVARGAALLFNDGGTYANLVGLPALGNTGFAVLGSGTLLGVYLPIWLMLGFLLLGLYLTRKTPLGRYIYAIGGNESAARLAGVPIIKVKIFVYAFSGLCAGLVGLVVASQLQTAHPMTGNMFEMDAIGATVLGGTALAGGRGRVSGSIIGAFVIVFLADGMVMMGVSDFWQMVIKGLVIVTAVVIDQFQQRLQSKVVLLRRHEKKQQAVSLTDVRHS, encoded by the coding sequence ATGAATCAACAATATCTGCTCTATATGTATCTGCTCAAGGCACGCACCTTTATTGCGTTGCTGATTGTGGTCGCCTTTTTCAGCGTGATGGTGCCGAACTTTCTGACCCCTTCGAACCTGCTGATTATGACGCAGCATGTGGCGATCACCGGCCTGCTGGCGATTGGGATGACGCTGGTGATCCTGACCGGTGGCATCGATCTTTCGGTCGGCGCGGTCGCCGGGATCTGCGGCATGGTCGCGGGTGCGCTGCTGACCAACGGCATTCCGCTGTGGGGCGGCAACACGCTGTTCCTCAACGTGCCCGAGGTGATTCTGGTGGTGGCGATCTTTGGCGTGCTGGTGGGGCTGGTTAACGGCACCGTGATCACCCGACTGGGCGTGGCCCCCTTTATCTGTACGCTGGGCATGATGTATGTGGCGCGTGGCGCGGCCCTGCTGTTCAACGATGGCGGCACCTACGCTAACCTGGTCGGACTGCCGGCGCTGGGCAACACCGGTTTTGCCGTACTGGGCTCCGGTACTCTCCTGGGCGTCTATCTGCCGATCTGGCTGATGCTCGGCTTTCTGCTGCTCGGTCTCTATCTGACGCGCAAAACCCCGCTGGGACGCTATATCTATGCCATCGGCGGCAACGAGTCCGCCGCGCGGCTGGCAGGCGTGCCGATTATCAAGGTGAAGATCTTTGTCTACGCCTTCTCCGGCCTCTGTGCAGGCCTGGTCGGGCTGGTGGTCGCCTCTCAGCTTCAGACCGCGCACCCGATGACCGGCAACATGTTTGAGATGGACGCCATTGGTGCCACCGTTCTGGGCGGCACGGCGCTGGCGGGCGGCCGCGGGCGGGTTTCAGGCTCGATCATTGGTGCGTTCGTTATCGTCTTCCTGGCGGATGGCATGGTGATGATGGGGGTCAGCGACTTCTGGCAGATGGTGATTAAAGGTCTGGTGATCGTGACAGCGGTGGTGATCGACCAGTTCCAGCAGCGTCTGCAAAGCAAAGTGGTGCTGTTGCGTCGCCATGAAAAAAAGCAGCAGGCGGTTTCCCTCACTGATGTCCGTCACAGTTAA
- a CDS encoding SDR family oxidoreductase, translating to MSHEQPEKIVVITGACRGIGAGIAARFARDGAKLVMVSNDDRVFSTADQLQQHYGSEILALQVDVTDETAVQQLYQQAFARFGRIDVSIQNAGVITIDRFDTMPKSDFERILAVNTTGVWLCCREAAKYMVQQRSGSLINTSSGQGRQGFIYTPHYAASKMGVIGITQSLALELAPWNITVNAFCPGIIESEMWDYNDRVWGEILSSGEKTYGKGELMAEWVNNIPLKRAGQPEDVAGLVAFLASDDARYITGQTINVDGGLIFS from the coding sequence ATGAGCCACGAACAACCTGAAAAAATCGTCGTGATCACCGGCGCCTGCCGGGGCATCGGAGCCGGCATTGCGGCGCGCTTCGCCCGCGACGGGGCGAAGCTGGTGATGGTCTCGAATGATGACCGGGTCTTCAGCACCGCCGACCAGCTTCAGCAGCACTATGGCAGTGAGATACTGGCCCTGCAGGTCGATGTCACCGATGAAACCGCCGTGCAGCAGCTCTATCAGCAGGCGTTTGCGCGCTTTGGCCGGATCGACGTGTCGATACAGAATGCCGGGGTGATCACTATCGATCGCTTTGACACGATGCCGAAAAGCGATTTCGAGCGCATCCTGGCAGTGAATACCACGGGGGTCTGGCTCTGCTGCCGTGAGGCGGCGAAGTATATGGTGCAGCAGCGCAGCGGCAGCCTGATCAACACCTCCTCCGGCCAGGGGCGGCAGGGCTTTATCTACACGCCGCACTACGCCGCCAGCAAGATGGGTGTGATCGGGATTACCCAGAGTCTGGCGCTGGAGCTGGCACCGTGGAACATCACGGTCAACGCCTTCTGTCCGGGCATCATTGAGAGTGAGATGTGGGACTATAACGATCGCGTCTGGGGCGAGATCCTCAGCAGCGGGGAGAAAACCTATGGCAAAGGGGAGCTGATGGCTGAGTGGGTTAATAACATCCCGCTGAAACGGGCCGGTCAGCCGGAGGATGTCGCCGGGCTGGTCGCATTTCTGGCCTCCGATGACGCACGCTACATCACCGGCCAGACAATCAACGTCGATGGCGGGTTAATCTTCTCCTGA
- a CDS encoding YchO/YchP family invasin has translation MIRKTGVYAFIALSLTATQSVRAIQTETRVSETPFDDPARYSASLPTLGSVSDQDEEWSKKLAAVAKSIGEASNNSDSDVTFGQQAGVWAFNHLRDEVAGRIESEGQSLLSPYGMAQLDLNVDMDGNFTGTGGDLFSALADENSLLTFSQLGLHDTENGLVGSAGLGQRWEAGNWLLGYNGFVDRIFSSGLQRASVGTEAWSDAMRLSANYYQPLSGWKNLSSSQQQRMARGYDITSQSYLPFYRQLGMSVSYQQYLGDNVDLFNSGNRYHNPSAMSFGLSYTPVPLVTLSATHKTSSAGESQDQLGLKLNYRFGVALSRQLDAANVAEAHSLRGSRYDTVTRNTTPVLAFRQRKTLSVFLATPPWQLSSGESLPLKLQVRASNAIKAVSWQGDTQALSLTPPANNADPHGWSVILPQWDPSPDASNEYRLSVTLEDSKQQRVTSNWITLKVEPPMPMDASPQSDRFDLMAPAGAAL, from the coding sequence ATGATACGGAAAACAGGGGTTTACGCTTTTATTGCGCTGTCGCTGACTGCCACGCAGAGCGTCCGCGCGATACAGACTGAAACGCGGGTGTCAGAGACACCCTTCGATGATCCTGCGCGCTACAGTGCGTCGCTGCCGACGCTGGGCAGCGTGAGCGATCAGGATGAAGAGTGGAGTAAAAAGCTGGCCGCCGTTGCCAAAAGTATCGGCGAGGCGAGCAACAACAGCGACAGCGATGTCACGTTTGGCCAGCAGGCGGGCGTCTGGGCGTTCAATCATCTGCGCGATGAAGTGGCCGGGCGGATCGAGAGCGAAGGGCAGTCGCTGCTTTCCCCTTACGGAATGGCGCAGCTGGATCTTAACGTGGACATGGACGGCAACTTCACCGGCACCGGCGGCGATCTCTTCAGCGCCCTGGCCGATGAGAACAGCCTGCTGACCTTCAGCCAGCTGGGTCTGCACGATACCGAGAACGGGCTGGTGGGCAGTGCGGGTCTGGGGCAGCGCTGGGAAGCCGGCAACTGGCTGCTGGGCTACAACGGGTTTGTCGATCGGATCTTCAGCAGTGGTCTGCAGCGGGCCTCGGTGGGAACGGAGGCCTGGAGCGACGCGATGCGGCTTTCGGCTAACTACTATCAGCCGCTTTCCGGCTGGAAAAACCTCAGCAGTTCACAGCAGCAGCGCATGGCGCGCGGCTATGACATTACCAGCCAGAGTTACCTGCCTTTCTATCGCCAGCTGGGCATGTCGGTCAGCTATCAGCAATATCTGGGGGATAATGTCGATCTGTTTAACAGCGGCAACCGCTATCACAATCCTTCCGCCATGTCGTTCGGCCTCTCTTACACGCCGGTGCCGCTGGTGACGCTCTCCGCGACCCACAAAACCAGCAGCGCCGGTGAAAGCCAGGACCAGCTGGGGCTGAAACTTAACTACCGGTTCGGCGTGGCGCTGAGCCGTCAGCTCGACGCCGCGAACGTCGCCGAAGCGCACTCGCTGCGTGGCAGCCGCTACGATACCGTCACCCGCAACACGACGCCGGTGCTCGCCTTCCGCCAGCGTAAAACCCTGTCAGTCTTCCTGGCGACGCCGCCCTGGCAGTTAAGCAGCGGCGAGAGCCTGCCGCTGAAGTTACAGGTGCGCGCCAGCAACGCCATCAAAGCCGTCAGCTGGCAGGGCGACACCCAGGCGCTGAGCCTGACGCCACCGGCGAATAACGCCGATCCGCACGGCTGGAGTGTGATCCTGCCGCAGTGGGATCCGTCGCCGGACGCCAGCAACGAATATCGCCTGTCGGTGACGCTGGAGGACAGTAAGCAGCAGCGGGTCACCTCAAACTGGATCACGCTGAAGGTCGAGCCACCGATGCCGATGGATGCGTCGCCGCAGAGCGATCGCTTTGATTTGATGGCCCCCGCCGGAGCCGCTCTGTAG
- a CDS encoding MarR family winged helix-turn-helix transcriptional regulator — translation MNNETAGIAETSSASAAPETIDQFLCFALYSASHAMTKLYQSRLKPLGLTYPQYLVLLVLWEKDGLTVSEIGARVRLDSGTLSQLLRRLESAGILCRQRDTAKDERRVIVSLTEQGHQLKVTAAGVPADMVSVMDTACSELSELTARVAMLREKLLRALP, via the coding sequence ATGAATAATGAAACCGCGGGGATCGCTGAGACGTCTTCCGCCAGTGCGGCACCAGAAACCATCGACCAGTTTCTCTGCTTTGCCCTCTATTCCGCCTCACACGCGATGACGAAGCTCTATCAGTCACGGCTGAAGCCGCTGGGACTGACCTATCCGCAATATCTGGTGCTGCTGGTGCTATGGGAAAAAGATGGCCTGACCGTGTCAGAAATTGGCGCCCGCGTCCGGCTTGATTCCGGCACACTCAGTCAGCTTCTGAGACGGCTTGAAAGCGCCGGTATTCTCTGCCGCCAGCGTGACACCGCAAAGGATGAGCGCCGGGTGATCGTCTCGCTGACGGAACAGGGCCATCAGCTCAAAGTCACGGCAGCGGGCGTCCCGGCAGACATGGTCTCTGTGATGGATACTGCCTGCAGCGAATTGAGTGAACTGACGGCCCGGGTCGCTATGCTGCGCGAAAAACTGCTCAGGGCACTGCCATGA
- a CDS encoding putative bifunctional diguanylate cyclase/phosphodiesterase, which produces MRLKLFWLAVLNIATIILLSTLWEFGLEGWLFRLLGLSYDSNFETSERLRFILTSSSFALLAMIIPALLIASLIRKTLNAKKNALRLAGTDALTGVMNRRSFSAHLAALDASGTPYTLTLLDINEFKIINDLNGHLQGDTTLIALANLLTAFASTESEVFRIGGDEFALVTAHFTPEQASAAAEKLCQRANAIRTGPHTSLSLSVGIASSACTAQADVVRAADLALQEAKCNKRSHLAQFSPDMERRFRQREKMEQEVVAAVSGHAIVPFLQPLVSLRTGNITGFEILARWITASGQSVSPAEFLPVVERLGLMDSLTVALLQDAVSATRSWPAGLCLSLNITPEQLLRPALTGCLSRIMQHAGPVMLELEITEQNVMDISDDARQAIRLLKEDGIGVVLDDFGTGYSNLSALLGLGITKIKIDQSFVAGIVNGVEQRKVVEMLLMLCQGLNVVITAEGIEDVATLRWLRKRGCDYGQGYLFSRPVPAGQATTLLASANMEELMQESVAVSLVRSPGERPPAA; this is translated from the coding sequence ATGCGCCTGAAACTTTTCTGGCTCGCAGTGCTGAATATTGCGACCATCATTTTACTCTCCACGCTGTGGGAGTTCGGGCTTGAGGGTTGGCTTTTCAGGCTGCTGGGTCTGAGCTATGACTCGAATTTTGAAACCAGCGAGCGACTGCGGTTTATCCTGACCTCTTCCTCGTTTGCCCTGCTGGCGATGATCATTCCGGCGTTGCTGATCGCCAGTCTGATCCGCAAAACGCTGAATGCGAAAAAAAACGCGCTCAGGCTGGCCGGCACCGATGCCCTGACGGGGGTAATGAACCGCCGATCGTTCAGTGCCCATCTCGCGGCGCTCGACGCCAGCGGCACGCCCTATACCCTGACGCTGCTCGATATCAATGAATTCAAGATTATCAACGATCTTAACGGTCATCTTCAGGGCGATACCACGCTGATCGCGCTGGCTAACCTGTTGACCGCCTTCGCCAGTACGGAGAGCGAGGTGTTTCGCATTGGCGGCGATGAGTTTGCCCTGGTCACGGCTCACTTTACGCCTGAACAGGCGTCGGCGGCTGCCGAAAAGCTGTGCCAGCGCGCGAACGCAATTCGGACCGGTCCGCACACCAGCCTCAGTCTCTCTGTGGGCATTGCCAGCTCAGCCTGCACAGCTCAGGCCGATGTGGTCCGGGCGGCCGATCTGGCGCTCCAGGAGGCCAAGTGCAATAAGCGGTCGCATCTGGCGCAATTCTCACCGGACATGGAGCGACGCTTTCGCCAGCGGGAGAAGATGGAGCAGGAGGTGGTGGCCGCCGTCAGCGGTCACGCCATCGTTCCCTTTCTGCAGCCGCTGGTGTCGCTGCGCACCGGCAACATCACCGGTTTTGAGATCCTGGCGCGCTGGATCACCGCATCGGGTCAGTCGGTTTCTCCCGCTGAGTTTCTGCCTGTGGTCGAGCGGCTGGGGCTGATGGACAGCCTGACCGTGGCGCTGCTGCAGGATGCAGTCAGTGCCACCCGTTCATGGCCCGCCGGACTCTGCCTGTCGCTGAATATTACGCCGGAACAGCTGCTGAGACCGGCGCTGACTGGCTGTCTCTCCCGCATCATGCAGCACGCCGGACCGGTAATGCTGGAACTGGAGATCACGGAACAGAATGTCATGGATATCTCCGACGATGCCCGCCAGGCGATTCGCCTGCTGAAAGAGGACGGCATCGGGGTGGTGCTGGATGATTTCGGCACGGGCTATTCGAATCTTTCCGCACTGCTGGGGCTGGGCATCACCAAGATCAAGATTGACCAGTCGTTCGTCGCGGGCATCGTGAATGGGGTAGAGCAGCGAAAAGTGGTTGAGATGCTGCTGATGCTCTGTCAGGGGCTGAATGTGGTGATCACGGCGGAGGGAATTGAGGATGTGGCCACGCTGCGGTGGCTGAGAAAGCGCGGCTGCGATTACGGACAGGGCTACCTCTTCAGTCGCCCGGTGCCTGCCGGGCAGGCCACCACGCTGCTGGCCTCCGCGAATATGGAGGAGCTGATGCAGGAGTCGGTGGCCGTGAGCTTAGTCAGGTCGCCAGGCGAAAGGCCGCCTGCGGCCTGA